The Populus trichocarpa isolate Nisqually-1 chromosome 2, P.trichocarpa_v4.1, whole genome shotgun sequence genome has a window encoding:
- the LOC7458241 gene encoding phosphoenolpyruvate carboxylase 2 isoform X1 produces the protein MADRNLQKMASIDAQLRLLAPGKVSEDDKLVEYDALLLDRFLDILQDLHGKDIRETVHDCYELSAEYEAKHDPQKLEELGRVITSLDPGDSIVVTKSFSHMLNLANLAEEVQIASRRRIKLKKGDFADENSATTESDIEETLNRLVGQLNKSPEEVFEALKNQTVDLVLTAHPTQSVRRSLLQKHARIRNCLTQLYAKDITPYDKQELDEALQREIQAAFRTDEIRRTPPTPQDEMRAGMSYFHETIWKGVPKFLRRLDTALKNIGIKERVPYNAPVIQFSSWMGGDRDGNPRVTPEVTRDVCLLARMMAANLYFSQIEDLMFELSMWRCNEELRVRADELHSSSKRYAKHYIEFWKQIPPNEPYRVVLGNVRDKLYNTRERSRQLLANGKSDIPEDSTFTNAEQILEPLELCYRSLCACGDRPIADGSLLDFLRQVSTFGLSLVRLDIRQESDRHTAVLDAITKHLGIGSYREWSEEHRREWLLSELRGKRPLFGPDLPKTEEIADVLDTFHVIAELPPDNFGAYIISMATSPSDVLAVELLQRECHVQQSLRVVPLFEKLADLEAAPAAMACLFSINWYRDRIKGKQEVMIGYSDSGKDAGRLSAAWQLYKAQEELVKVAKQYGVKLTMFHGRGGTVGRGGGPTHLAILSQPPDTIHGSLRVTVQGEVIEKSFGEEHLCFRTLQRFTAATLEHGMHPPVSPKSEWRALMDEMAIVATKEYRSIVFQEPRFVEYFRLATPELEYGRMNIGSRPSKRKPSGGIESLRAIPWIFAWTQTRFHLPVWLGFGAAFKHVIQKDTKNLHTLQEMYNQWPFFRVTIDLVEMVFAKGGPGIAALYDKLLVSEELRPFGDRLRANYEENKLFLLQIAGHKDLLEGDPYLKQRLRLRDAYITTLNVCQAYTLKQIRDPDYHVTVRPHLSKDYMESTKPAAELVKLNPTSEYAPGLEDTLILTMKGIAAGLQNTG, from the exons atGGCAGATAGGAATTTGCAGAAGATGGCATCGATAGATGCACAGTTGAGGCTGTTGGCACCAGGGAAGGTCTCTGAGGATGACAAGTTGGTGGAGTATGATGCTTTGTTATTGGACCGGTTTCTTGATATATTGCAGGATTTGCATGGCAAGGATATCAGAGAAACG GTTCATGACTGTTACGAGCTTTCAGCAGAGTACGAGGCAAAGCATGACCCTCAGAAGTTGGAGGAACTTGGGAGAGTGATTACGAGTTTGGATCCTGGGGACTCGATTGTTGTTACAAAATCATTCTCTCACATGCTTAATCTGGCAAACTTGGCTGAGGAGGTTCAGATTGCTTCTAGACGAAGGATTAAGTTAAAGAAGGGAGATTTTGCTGATGAGAATTCGGCAACAACTGAATCAGATATTGAGGAGACACTCAATAGACTTGTGGGGCAGTTGAACAAGTCGCCAGAGGAAGTTTTTGAAGCTTTGAAGAATCAGACTGTGGATTTGGTCCTAACTGCACATCCTACTCAATCTGTCCGTAGATCCTTGCTTCAAAAGCATGCAAG GATACGGAATTGTCTGACTCAGTTGTATGCCAAGGACATTACTCCATATGATAAGCAGGAACTTGATGAGGCTTTACAAAGAGAG ATCCAAGCTGCATTTCGCACTGATGAGATCCGAAGGACTCCTCCAACTCCACAAGATGAAATGAGGGCGGGAATGAGCTACTTCCATGAGACAATTTGGAAGGGTGTTCCGAAGTTCCTGCGGAGGCTTGACACAGCTTTGAAGAACATTGGAATAAAAGAACGCGTTCCTTATAATGCCCCCGTCATCCAGTTCTCTTCCTGGATGGGTGGGGATCGTGACG GAAATCCACGTGTAACTCCTGAAGTTACACGAGATGTTTGCTTACTAGCTAGGATGATGGCTGCTAATCTCTATTTCTCCCAGATAGAGGATCTTATGTTTGAG TTGTCTATGTGGCGCTGCAATGAAGAACTTCGTGTTCGCGCAGATGAACTTCATTCATCTTCAAAAAGATATGCGAAACACTACATAG AATTTTGGAAACAGATCCCTCCAAATGAGCCATATCGTGTTGTTCTTGGAAATGTAAGGGACAAGCTGTACAACACCCGCGAACGCTCTCGTCAGTTACTAGCCAATGGGAAATCTGACATTCCTGAGGATTCAACTTTCACTAATGCTGAGCAG ATCCTCGAGCCTCTTGAACTCTGCTACAGATCACTTTGTGCGTGTGGTGATCGACCAATTGCAGACGGAAGCCTTCTTGATTTCTTACGGCAAGTTTCTACCTTTGGACTCTCACTTGTCAGACTTGATATCCGGCAGGAATCTGACAGGCACACTGCTGTTCTGGATGCCATCACAAAGCACTTGGGCATTGGATCCTATCGAGAATGGTCTGAGGAGCATAGGAGGGAATGGCTCTTATCTGAGCTCCGTGGCAAACGTCCTCTTTTTGGACCTGATCTTCCCAAAACTGAAGAAATTGCTGATGTGCTGGACACGTTTCATGTCATTGCAGAACTTCCTCCGGACAACTTTGGTGCTTATATAATCTCAATGGCCACGAGCCCTTCTGATGTACTTGCCGTTGAACTGTTACAACGTGAATGTCATGTCCAACAATCACTTAGGGTTGTTCCATTGTTTGAAAAGCTGGCTGATCTTGAAGCCGCTCCTGCTGCTATGGCTTGTCTCTTCTCAATAAATTGGTATAGAGACCGGATCAAGGGGAAGCAAGAAGTCATGATAGGGTACTCAGATTCTGGAAAGGATGCTGGGCGTCTCTCTGCTGCTTGGCAGCTGTATAAGGCTCAAGAAGAGCTTGTGAAGGTGGCGAAGCAATATGGGGTTAAGCTAACCATGTTCCACGGCCGAGGAGGGACAGTTGGAAGAGGTGGAGGGCCTACCCATCTCGCTATATTATCTCAACCACCTGACACCATTCATGGATCACTTCGTGTGACTGTTCAAGGAGAAGTTATTGAAAAGTCCTTTGGTGAAGAGCACTTATGTTTCAGAACGCTCCAGCGTTTTACAGCTGCCACACTTGAGCATGGAATGCATCCTCCGGTCTCACCAAAATCAGAATGGCGTGCTCTCATGGATGAGATGGCAATTGTTGCGACAAAAGAATACCGATCCATAGTCTTCCAAGAACCTCGTTTTGTTGAATACTTCCGCCTT GCAACACCAGAGTTGGAGTATGGTCGGATGAACATTGGCAGTCGACCATCAAAACGGAAGCCAAGTGGCGGCATTGAATCACTCCGAGCAATCCCATGGATCTTTGCTTGGACCCAGACAAGGTTTCATCTACCAGTTTGGCTTGGCTTTGGAGCAGCATTTAAGCATGTGATTCAGAAGGATACAAAAAATCTCCACACGCTCCAGGAGATGTACAATCAGTGGCCTTTCTTCAGAGTCACAATTGACTTAGTTGAGATGGTTTTTGCCAAGGGAGGTCCAGGAATCGCTGCTTTGTATGACAAGCTCCTAGTGTCAGAAGAACTGCGACCCTTCGGGGACCGCTTGAGAGCAAACTATGAAGAAAATAAGCTCTTCCTCCTCCAG ATTGCCGGGCATAAAGACCTTCTTGAAGGAGACCCATACTTGAAGCAGAGGCTTCGTCTTCGCGATGCATATATCACAACCCTTAATGTTTGCCAAGCCTACACTTTGAAGCAAATTCGTGATCCTGACTACCATGTGACAGTAAGGCCACACTTGTCAAAAGATTACATGGAATCGACCAAACCGGCTGCAGAGCTTGTGAAGCTTAACCCTACAAGTGAGTACGCACCAGGCCTGGAAGACACCCTTATTTTAACCATGAAGGGCATCGCTGCTGGCCTGCAAAACACTGGTTAA
- the LOC7458241 gene encoding phosphoenolpyruvate carboxylase 2 isoform X2, with product MADRNLQKMASIDAQLRLLAPGKVSEDDKLVEYDALLLDRFLDILQDLHGKDIRETVHDCYELSAEYEAKHDPQKLEELGRVITSLDPGDSIVVTKSFSHMLNLANLAEEVQIASRRRIKLKKGDFADENSATTESDIEETLNRLVGQLNKSPEEVFEALKNQTVDLVLTAHPTQSVRRSLLQKHARIRNCLTQLYAKDITPYDKQELDEALQREIQAAFRTDEIRRTPPTPQDEMRAGMSYFHETIWKGVPKFLRRLDTALKNIGIKERVPYNAPVIQFSSWMGGDRDGNPRVTPEVTRDVCLLARMMAANLYFSQIEDLMFELSMWRCNEELRVRADELHSSSKRYAKHYIEFWKQIPPNEPYRVVLGNVRDKLYNTRERSRQLLANGKSDIPEDSTFTNAEQVPSLSITFSLRKYTVVVTL from the exons atGGCAGATAGGAATTTGCAGAAGATGGCATCGATAGATGCACAGTTGAGGCTGTTGGCACCAGGGAAGGTCTCTGAGGATGACAAGTTGGTGGAGTATGATGCTTTGTTATTGGACCGGTTTCTTGATATATTGCAGGATTTGCATGGCAAGGATATCAGAGAAACG GTTCATGACTGTTACGAGCTTTCAGCAGAGTACGAGGCAAAGCATGACCCTCAGAAGTTGGAGGAACTTGGGAGAGTGATTACGAGTTTGGATCCTGGGGACTCGATTGTTGTTACAAAATCATTCTCTCACATGCTTAATCTGGCAAACTTGGCTGAGGAGGTTCAGATTGCTTCTAGACGAAGGATTAAGTTAAAGAAGGGAGATTTTGCTGATGAGAATTCGGCAACAACTGAATCAGATATTGAGGAGACACTCAATAGACTTGTGGGGCAGTTGAACAAGTCGCCAGAGGAAGTTTTTGAAGCTTTGAAGAATCAGACTGTGGATTTGGTCCTAACTGCACATCCTACTCAATCTGTCCGTAGATCCTTGCTTCAAAAGCATGCAAG GATACGGAATTGTCTGACTCAGTTGTATGCCAAGGACATTACTCCATATGATAAGCAGGAACTTGATGAGGCTTTACAAAGAGAG ATCCAAGCTGCATTTCGCACTGATGAGATCCGAAGGACTCCTCCAACTCCACAAGATGAAATGAGGGCGGGAATGAGCTACTTCCATGAGACAATTTGGAAGGGTGTTCCGAAGTTCCTGCGGAGGCTTGACACAGCTTTGAAGAACATTGGAATAAAAGAACGCGTTCCTTATAATGCCCCCGTCATCCAGTTCTCTTCCTGGATGGGTGGGGATCGTGACG GAAATCCACGTGTAACTCCTGAAGTTACACGAGATGTTTGCTTACTAGCTAGGATGATGGCTGCTAATCTCTATTTCTCCCAGATAGAGGATCTTATGTTTGAG TTGTCTATGTGGCGCTGCAATGAAGAACTTCGTGTTCGCGCAGATGAACTTCATTCATCTTCAAAAAGATATGCGAAACACTACATAG AATTTTGGAAACAGATCCCTCCAAATGAGCCATATCGTGTTGTTCTTGGAAATGTAAGGGACAAGCTGTACAACACCCGCGAACGCTCTCGTCAGTTACTAGCCAATGGGAAATCTGACATTCCTGAGGATTCAACTTTCACTAATGCTGAGCAGGTCCCTTCCTTGTCAATTACTTTCAGTTTGAGGAAATATACTGTTGTGGTAACTTTATAG